Proteins from one Acomys russatus chromosome 12, mAcoRus1.1, whole genome shotgun sequence genomic window:
- the LOC127196078 gene encoding collagen alpha-3(VI) chain-like, with translation MSMYLAFMPVPENSVQNILIYQRYPVEQSRAENRFCLPTCLISKGNRGGPGQPGFEGEQGTRGSQGPPGPIGPPGLIGEQGIPGPRGSGGTAGAPGERGRTGPLGRKGEPGEPGPKGGIGNRGPRGETGDDGRDGIGSEGRIGKKGERGFPGYPGPKGTPGEPGADGPPGPKGIRGRRGNSGPPGVVGQKGDPGYPGPSGHKGNRGDSVDQCALIQSIKDKCRK, from the exons ATGTCCATGTATCTGGCCTTCATGCCTGTGCCGGAGAATTCAGTCCAAAACATCCTTATTTATCAAAGATATCCGGTGGAACAG TCCAGAGCAGAGAACAGGTTTTGTTTACCTACTTGTCTTATCTCCAAGGGCAACAGGGGTggtcctggccagccaggcttcGAGGGAGAGCAGGGTACCAGAGGTTCACAG GGCCCACCTGGTCCCATTGGTCCACCAGGCCTGATTGGGGAACAAGGAATTCCTGGACCTCGG GGCAGTGGGGGAACTGCTGGGGCTCCTGGAGAACGTGGCAGAACTGGTCCACTGGGGAGGAAG GGTgagccaggagagccagggccgAAGGGAGGCATTGGGAACCGTGGACCCCGTGGTGAGACG GGAGATGATGGGAGAGACGGGATTGGCAGTGAAGGACGTATAGGCAAAAAA GGAGAAAGAGGCTTCCCTGGGTACCCAGGACCAAAG GGTACCCCTGGTGAGCCAGGGGCAGATGGACCACCAGGACCCAAAGGCATCAGAGGCCGAAGG GGAAATTCAGGACCTCCGGGGGTTGTTGGACAGAAGGGAGACCCTGGCTACCCTGGGCCATCT GGTCACAAGGGCAACCGAGGCGACTCCGTTGAT CAATGCGCCCTCATCCAAAGCATCAAAGACAAATGCCGTAAGTAG
- the LOC127196531 gene encoding uncharacterized protein LOC127196531 has product MKPVTTTKPTAIVNLPPANPALAKPVHVQPVHVQPAPAKSDPIKPAPAKPAPAKPAPAKQVHAQPVPVQPAPAKPAPAKPIPAQPVRAQPAAAKPAAAAHSTPAQPMHAQSAPAQPVFAKSAAVKLTSANKPVAAKSVAANTATVRPAAAAKPAAAKPAAARPLAAAARPVATKPEVPRPQTKSTATKPATTKPMGKKSCLEPILHAHIYHSKDVALEACLQGRLPFQGWHSEMIDFRRC; this is encoded by the coding sequence ATGAAGCCAGtgacaacaaccaaaccaacagCAATTGTAAATCTGCCACCTGCTAATCCAGCCCTTGCTAAGCCAGTCCATGTTCAGCCAGTCCATGTTCAGCCAGCCCCTGCTAAGTCAGACCCTATTAAGCCAGCTCCTGCTAAACCAGCCCCTGCTAAGCCAGCCCCTGCTAAGCAAGTCCATGCTCAGCCAGTCCCTGTTCAGCCAGCCCCTGCTAAGCCAGCCCCTGCTAAACCAATCCCTGCTCAGCCAGTCCGTGCTCAACCAGCTGCTGCTAAGCCAGCAGCTGCTGCTCACTCAACCCCTGCTCAACCAATGCATGCTCAGTCAGCCCCAGCTCAGCCAGTCTTTGCTAAATCAGCTGCTGTGAAGCTAACCTCTGCCAACAAGCCTGTGGCAGCAAAATCTGTGGCTGCGAACACAGCCACAGTCAGACCTGCAGCCGCAGCGAAGCCAGCAGCGGCGAAGCCTGCAGCAGCGAGACCCCTTGCTGCAGCTGCGAGGCCAGTTGCTACCAAGCCAGAGGTCCCCAGGCCCCAGACCAAATCAACTGCCACCAAGCCAGCCACGACTAAGCCCATGGGTAAGAAATCCTGCTTAGAACCCATCCTTCATGCCCACATTTACCACTCTAAGGATGTAGCCCTGGAAGCCTGTTTGCAGGGTAGGCTGCCGTTCCAAGGTTGGCATAGCGAGATGATAGATTTTAGAAGATGCTAG
- the LOC127196528 gene encoding collagen alpha-3(VI) chain-like, with product MRDVILSIVGDLTIAESNCPRGARVAVVTYNNEVTTEIRFADAKKKSALLDSIDNLQVILTSKQQSLETAMSFVARNTFKRVRNGFLVRKVAIFFSNKPTRASPQLREAVLKLSDAGITPLFLTSQEDRQLINALQINNTAVGHALVLPARRDLTDFLKNVLTCHVCLDICNIDPSCGFGNWRPSFRDRRAAGSDVDIDLAFILDSSEATTLFQFNEMKRYIGYVVRQLDLSPDPKASQHFARVAVVQQATYESVDNASVPPVKVEFSLTDYGAKEKLLDFLSRRMTQLQGTMGLGNAIEYTIENVFESAPNPRDLKIVVLMLTGEMQRQQLEEAQRAILQAKCKGYFFVVLGIGRKVNVKEVYSFASEPSDVFFKFVDKSTELNEEPLLRFGRLLPSFLSSENAFYLPPDIRKQCDWFQGDQPVKNGVKSGHKQM from the exons ATGCGAGATGTGATCCTGAGCATTGTGGGAGATCTGACCATCGCTGAGAGTAACTGTCCGAGGGGTGCCCGAGTGGCTGTGGTCACCTATAATAATGAGGTGACCACAGAGATCCGGTTCGCTGACGCCAAGAAGAAGTCTGCCCTCTTGGACAGTATTGACAATCTCCAAGTGATCCTGACATCTAAGCAGCAGAGCCTGGAGACCGCAATGTCATTTGTGGCCAGGAATACATTTAAACGTGTGCGGAATGGGTTCCTGGTGAGGAAAGTGGCCATTTTCTTCAGCAACAAGCCCACAAGAGCATCCCCCCAGCTCCGAGAGGCTGTACTCAAGCTTTCGGATGCAGGGATCACACCTTTGTTTCTTACAAGCCAAGAGGACCGACAGCTCATCAATGCCTTGCAG ATCAATAACACAGCAGTGGGGCATGCCCTGGTTCTGCCTGCAAGGAGGGATCTCACAGACTTCCTGAAGAATGTCCTTACCTGCCATGTTTGCTTGG acaTTTGCAATATCGACCCATCCTGTGGATTTGGCAACTGGAGGCCTTCCTTCAGGGACCGGAGGGCAGCGGGCAGTGATGTGGACATAGACCTGGCTTTCATCTTGGACAGCTCAGAGGCTACCACTCTGTTCCAGTTCAACGAGATGAAGAGGTATATAGGCTACGTGGTCAGACAGCTGGACCTGAGCCCAGACCCCAAGGCCTCCCAGCACTTTGCCAGAGTGGCTGTGGTGCAGCAGGCAACCTATGAGTCTGTGGACAATGCCAGTGTGCCACCCGTGAAGGTGGAATTCTCACTGACGGACTATGGTGCCAAGGAAAAGCTGTTAGACTTCCTTAGCAGGAGGATGACCCAGCTGCAGGGAACCATGGGCCTGGGTAATGCCATTGAATACACCATAGAGAACGTCTTTGAAAGTGCACCAAACCCACGGGACCTCAAAATTGTGGTGCTGATGTTGACTGGtgagatgcagaggcagcagctggaggAGGCCCAGAGAGCTATTCTGCAGGCCAAGTGCAAGGGCTACTTCTTCGTGGTTCTGGGCATCGGCAGGAAGGTGAATGTCAAGGAGGTGTACAGCTTTGCCAGTGAGCCCAgtgatgtcttcttcaaatttgtggacaagtcaACTGAGCTCAACGAGGAGCCGCTGCTGCGCTTTGGGAGgctgctcccttccttcctcagca GTGAAAATGCATTCTATCTGCCTCCAGATATCAGGAAACAGTGTGATTGGTTCCAAGGGGACCAACCAGTGAAGAATGGTGTGAAGTCTGGTCACAAACAGATGTAA
- the LOC127196077 gene encoding collagen alpha-3(VI) chain-like, translated as MVTERGPHTESCGSIRVLLTYLLIFFFLNSASCSDLSARVSREIQVSEVTENSARLHWERPEPSTSYFYDLTVTSAQDQSLVLRQNLTVTDRVIGGLLAGQMYHVVVVSYLQSQVRAIYQGSFSTKRTQPPPLQSARSVSSSAINLMVNTEPLFLTKADICKMPSDSGTCKDYKLLWYYDLEEKGCKRFWYGGCGGNENRFQAQEECEKMCSPGK; from the exons ATGGTCACAGAAAGGGGTCCCCACACTGAGTCCTGTGGCAGTATCAGGG ttttacttacttacttacttattttcttttttttaaactctgcaTCCTGCTCTGATCTTTCAGCGAGAGTGTCTCGAGAAATCCAGGTCTCTGAAGTCACTGAGAACAGTGCCAGACTCCACTGGGAGCGACCCGAGCCCTCTACTTCCTATTTTTATGACCTCACTGTGACCTCAGCCCAGGACCAGTCCTTGGTTCTGAGACAAAACCTCACTGTCACTGACCGTGTCATTGGTGGCTTGCTGGCTGGACAGATGTACCACGTGGTTGTGGTCTCCTACCTGCAGTCTCAGGTCAGAGCCATCTACCAAGGAAGTTTCAGTACAA agaGGACTCAGCCTCCACCTCTTCAGTCAGCACGGTCAGTGTCCAGTTCAGCCATCAATCTAATGGTGAACACAGAACCATTGTTTCTTACTAAGGCAG ATATTTGTAAGATGCCCAGTGATTCCGGAACTTGTAAAGACTATAAGTTACTGTGGTACTACGACCTAGAAGAGAAAGGTTGCAAGAGATTCTGGTATGGAGGTTGTGGGGGCAATGAGAACAGATTCCAGGCACAGGAAGAATGTGAAAAGATGTGCAGTCCTGGTAAGTAG